One window of Chitinispirillales bacterium ANBcel5 genomic DNA carries:
- a CDS encoding SpoIIE family protein phosphatase has translation MGPQKEFFHLDNLKKNELKEYCKQLQRKNEEFKAHLLNASMINELTKILHTCTDLNSIIKTVLLAIQELLDFDRVALFEVQKEKFCISAKQWVGFNDLEISHLSIPLSFEGGEITDALFLNRHIVVDDPDPFNDLFLKKYNSSSYLVIPLVSKLTRTCAELKGCTKKTCPAHSGFNPYCWSIMGAGQNIKTKDENQRRYCCVSCKAFKGTGVFWMDRTQKGKAINSDDIAQLTAIVNLAGIVIENYHNFEALGTANHRLQKTNQQLNTVNHDLKVAQSRIQCDLEQAQSIQQGLLPQNMQSTPALSVEAKYFCANTVGGDYYDVFELNPGVYGIVVADVSGHGIASALIMSMVKVLLKTFSASEHSPKKTLEMINNTFISDIKTDNFVTIFYAVLDTSSNTITFSSAGHCPILMINKNDASYSLIKADGLFMGVFPDMMLSEKNLNYSPGENRFVLYTDGLIEAQNENEDMYGIDKLISIAQDTIALNTIEAADAILNHQRQFSNSFQNEDDITLLIVDF, from the coding sequence ATGGGCCCTCAAAAAGAGTTTTTCCACCTAGATAACCTGAAAAAAAACGAACTAAAAGAGTACTGTAAGCAGCTTCAAAGAAAAAATGAGGAGTTTAAAGCTCACCTCTTAAATGCTTCAATGATTAATGAGCTGACCAAGATCTTACATACCTGCACTGATCTTAACAGCATTATCAAAACCGTGCTGTTAGCCATTCAGGAGCTTCTTGATTTCGATAGAGTAGCACTCTTTGAGGTCCAGAAAGAGAAATTCTGTATTTCAGCCAAACAGTGGGTTGGCTTTAATGATTTGGAAATAAGCCATCTCTCTATTCCGTTGAGTTTTGAAGGTGGAGAGATCACCGATGCGCTCTTTTTAAACCGGCACATAGTCGTCGATGATCCCGATCCTTTTAATGATCTGTTTTTAAAGAAATACAATTCCAGCTCCTACCTTGTAATTCCTTTGGTTAGCAAACTGACCCGTACATGCGCAGAGCTAAAGGGGTGTACTAAAAAGACGTGTCCTGCCCATAGCGGCTTTAATCCTTATTGCTGGAGTATTATGGGTGCGGGACAAAATATTAAAACCAAGGATGAAAACCAACGCAGGTACTGCTGTGTTTCATGCAAGGCATTTAAAGGTACGGGTGTTTTCTGGATGGACAGGACCCAAAAGGGCAAAGCGATAAATAGTGATGATATCGCACAACTTACCGCTATTGTGAATTTGGCTGGAATAGTCATCGAAAACTATCACAATTTTGAAGCTCTGGGTACAGCCAACCACCGATTGCAAAAAACTAATCAACAACTCAATACCGTTAATCACGATCTTAAAGTTGCACAGTCCAGAATTCAATGTGATCTGGAACAAGCCCAATCGATACAGCAGGGCTTATTGCCTCAAAATATGCAAAGTACACCAGCGTTATCGGTGGAAGCGAAGTATTTCTGTGCTAATACCGTCGGTGGGGATTACTACGATGTATTTGAGCTTAACCCCGGGGTTTATGGCATAGTGGTGGCAGATGTTTCAGGGCATGGAATTGCTTCAGCACTGATTATGTCTATGGTGAAAGTTTTGCTCAAGACCTTCTCTGCAAGTGAACATTCACCTAAAAAAACACTGGAAATGATTAATAACACCTTTATCTCTGACATCAAAACAGATAACTTTGTTACCATCTTCTATGCTGTTCTCGATACATCATCCAACACTATCACCTTTTCATCCGCCGGGCACTGTCCCATACTGATGATTAATAAAAACGATGCTTCATACTCTTTAATCAAAGCAGACGGGCTCTTTATGGGTGTTTTTCCCGATATGATGCTCTCAGAGAAAAATCTTAACTACTCTCCCGGAGAGAACAGATTTGTGCTTTATACTGATGGCCTAATTGAGGCACAAAATGAAAACGAAGATATGTATGGAATCGATAAGTTAATATCAATTGCACAGGACACAATTGCCCTTAATACCATTGAAGCTGCAGATGCAATCCTTAACCACCAGCGTCAGTTCTCCAATAGTTTTCAAAACGAAGACGATATCACACTTTTAATAGTCGATTTTTGA
- a CDS encoding tetratricopeptide repeat protein has translation MNIKYNKKKQEMKKDPVLDWLFSAKEYAKKNSVLLIGALLVLLFIGAVSVFSSRAREADIRQSQDLFARAVLEFNDENLDDAIVLFGDAANNFGNTPQGKMSAFMLGSIYFEQQKYLQAIEWFQLAVTNMSSAGFVGAQALVGIATSHEALGNEAEAMQYYERALRDQRISFNHASIRWKMALLSAPSDTQRSQTLLQEIISDPEATDYHSKAQNFLASLTKAG, from the coding sequence TTGAATATTAAGTACAACAAAAAAAAGCAGGAAATGAAAAAGGATCCTGTGTTAGACTGGCTGTTTTCAGCAAAAGAATATGCTAAAAAAAACAGCGTTCTTTTAATTGGAGCACTTTTAGTACTGCTTTTTATAGGTGCTGTTTCAGTTTTTTCCAGCAGAGCCAGAGAAGCCGATATCAGACAAAGTCAGGATCTCTTTGCCAGAGCAGTGCTGGAGTTTAATGACGAAAATCTCGACGATGCTATTGTTCTTTTTGGTGATGCTGCAAACAACTTTGGTAACACTCCTCAGGGCAAAATGAGTGCATTTATGCTTGGAAGCATCTATTTTGAGCAACAAAAATATCTCCAGGCAATAGAGTGGTTTCAATTAGCAGTAACCAATATGTCTTCTGCAGGCTTTGTAGGGGCACAGGCTTTAGTTGGTATCGCAACCAGTCACGAAGCTTTAGGTAATGAAGCTGAAGCTATGCAATATTATGAAAGAGCTTTAAGAGATCAAAGAATCAGTTTCAATCATGCTTCAATACGATGGAAGATGGCTCTTTTAAGTGCTCCTTCAGATACGCAACGCTCACAAACTCTTTTGCAAGAGATTATCTCTGATCCCGAAGCTACCGACTACCATTCTAAAGCCCAAAATTTTCTGGCAAGTTTAACTAAAGCAGGATAA
- a CDS encoding AAA family ATPase has translation MSINKRIIFKDDDKGGIIHIANIKGGVGKSTVATNLAATLSKKAPTLLIDLDVQGSASTALGVDKAQSSASSWELFRRRFSADIPGSSSGNEKNNGILRRANAFFLGNITGHGLLKSIVVPVTPKLDLITADANLFKSPKGYQLQNLLFNLNVALQSYRYVVIDTPSVWNKLSRLLFLNSDLNLIPVTLNALSTKSLRSYLINVKKAVEKNPEVRLRIVKNEVYGKQGSSLRGKTKTMFENRKFLESLCEQVTVKSGSGCSILPQSIIFDLEIPESAAVRNAQDEGCSIFDTKGYSAAQKSFNQLAKDVQHVLNSILKEAQGRPEKRELLPYFSKIAAASLLVFLFSLNEPIYNATAPRPVAPEQLSSKEEEKVIEHTFSRGESIYRLAKHAISVYRAMVPSMAQLSEYVRETVQIHNRTRLSGEPSITNMNTIPEGLTLRFYPPSNIHNPGFEQMSPVYQFFKGLVRDPFPYVTGDWCERGTGGGQPHYGLDVAAAYGSEIISPIDGKAVLTSNAVAGRTVGVLKDDGSIIFFSHMGRRYVSSGDTVKAGQALGTIGMTGRTSGPHVHIGYGIPSESRHDMSFGRHNFRVSDPKHFFYKLAFIDGLADLAFTYD, from the coding sequence ATGAGCATAAATAAAAGAATAATCTTTAAAGATGATGACAAAGGTGGTATTATCCACATCGCCAATATTAAAGGTGGTGTGGGTAAATCCACCGTAGCAACTAATCTGGCCGCTACACTTTCCAAAAAAGCACCGACACTGCTCATTGATCTTGATGTTCAGGGCAGTGCAAGTACTGCGCTTGGAGTAGATAAAGCTCAAAGCAGTGCTTCTTCATGGGAACTGTTCAGAAGGCGTTTTTCTGCGGATATTCCGGGCAGCTCTTCTGGAAACGAAAAAAACAATGGTATCCTCAGGCGCGCAAATGCTTTTTTCCTGGGCAATATCACCGGCCATGGATTACTTAAATCTATAGTAGTACCTGTAACGCCAAAATTGGATTTGATAACCGCTGATGCCAATCTCTTTAAATCACCGAAAGGGTATCAGCTTCAAAACCTTCTGTTTAATCTGAATGTCGCCTTACAAAGCTATCGGTATGTGGTTATCGATACCCCTTCAGTGTGGAACAAACTCTCCAGACTACTCTTTTTAAACAGCGATCTTAACCTTATCCCTGTAACACTCAATGCTTTATCTACCAAAAGCCTTCGTAGCTATCTGATAAATGTAAAAAAAGCTGTAGAGAAAAACCCTGAAGTTCGTCTTCGAATAGTAAAAAATGAAGTGTATGGCAAACAAGGATCTTCCTTGCGTGGGAAAACAAAAACAATGTTTGAAAACCGCAAGTTTCTTGAAAGTTTATGTGAACAAGTTACCGTGAAAAGCGGTTCCGGATGTTCCATTTTGCCTCAATCAATAATTTTCGATCTTGAGATCCCGGAGTCTGCTGCAGTGCGTAATGCACAGGATGAGGGCTGTTCCATCTTTGATACCAAAGGCTACTCCGCTGCTCAAAAATCATTCAATCAACTAGCCAAAGATGTTCAGCATGTGTTAAACAGTATCTTGAAAGAGGCACAAGGCAGACCTGAAAAACGAGAGCTCTTGCCCTATTTTTCCAAAATTGCCGCGGCTTCATTACTTGTCTTTCTGTTTAGTTTAAATGAACCAATCTACAATGCTACAGCTCCGCGTCCGGTTGCACCTGAGCAGCTTAGCTCTAAGGAGGAGGAAAAAGTCATTGAACACACCTTCTCCCGGGGTGAAAGTATCTATCGATTAGCAAAGCATGCTATTTCTGTCTACAGGGCTATGGTTCCAAGCATGGCACAGTTAAGTGAGTATGTAAGAGAAACGGTACAAATTCATAACCGCACCAGACTCTCCGGAGAACCATCGATTACCAACATGAATACCATTCCCGAAGGTTTGACACTTAGGTTCTATCCACCATCCAATATCCATAACCCGGGGTTTGAGCAGATGTCTCCGGTATATCAGTTTTTTAAAGGACTTGTCAGAGATCCATTCCCTTATGTTACCGGTGATTGGTGTGAACGAGGAACGGGTGGGGGGCAACCCCACTATGGCCTGGATGTGGCTGCAGCTTACGGCTCAGAAATAATAAGCCCTATCGATGGCAAGGCCGTTTTAACCTCAAATGCTGTCGCAGGAAGAACTGTTGGGGTGCTAAAAGATGATGGGTCGATAATATTTTTCTCACATATGGGCCGAAGATATGTAAGTAGTGGTGATACAGTTAAAGCTGGTCAGGCGCTTGGGACTATTGGTATGACTGGTAGAACAAGTGGACCTCATGTGCATATTGGCTATGGAATACCAAGCGAATCAAGACACGACATGTCATTTGGCAGGCATAACTTTAGAGTATCTGATCCTAAGCACTTTTTCTACAAACTTGCATTTATCGATGGCTTAGCAGATCTCGCCTTTACCTACGACTGA
- the recN gene encoding DNA repair protein RecN: MIRELTIKNLALIKNLTIEFSNGFTVFTGETGAGKSILIGAIGLLLGERASAEMVRSGCDEAEVNGVLEFNQLKSTFRAALEELNIDIEDGELIITRKISRSGRNKILVNQSPVPLSCLKKLGCLLIDLHGQHEHQSLLDETTHLELIDRLPEVRAYRVQYSKDYDDYVSAIKELKTVQENTARLVEKKELLEFQYSELSTIKLQAGEEEKLESELSLLTSSADRIACASHITKLVNSGSESVYSKLSQIKKDLQTFIKYDASVQPWLTDIENALSICSDLDLFCNSYLDKNSETDPTRIEFINSRLAKIQRLKKKYSCSLEQLIAKRDALGKDLSTIENTDFEEKRLKEIVGRSRESCLESGQKLRTARINAAKSFDRKITELMSTLGFKGGEWYTEIKELKEPEAGGLDNVRFLVKTNPGEPFLPLCKSASGGEISRLMLAVKSVFAEHDQIPVLIFDEIDTGIGGVLAGEVAKTLRSLSSTHQVLCISHLHQIASVADNHFVVEKIIEDNRTETVVKALGHEEKVNEIARMLGGDSTISKQHAQELLNSTPVEKG, encoded by the coding sequence ATGATCAGAGAACTTACAATTAAAAACCTGGCTCTTATCAAAAACCTTACTATAGAGTTTAGTAATGGTTTCACTGTTTTCACAGGGGAGACAGGGGCTGGTAAGTCGATTCTTATCGGAGCGATAGGGCTTTTGCTGGGAGAAAGAGCTTCTGCAGAGATGGTCAGAAGCGGCTGTGATGAAGCTGAGGTGAATGGAGTTCTTGAATTTAACCAACTTAAAAGCACTTTCAGAGCTGCACTGGAAGAGTTAAATATTGATATTGAAGATGGCGAATTGATCATTACGCGCAAAATCTCCCGCAGTGGAAGAAACAAAATTTTGGTAAACCAATCTCCGGTTCCACTTTCCTGCCTCAAAAAACTGGGATGTTTGCTTATAGACCTGCATGGCCAGCACGAACACCAGTCACTTCTGGACGAAACGACCCACCTTGAGCTGATCGATCGCCTTCCTGAGGTCAGAGCCTACAGAGTGCAGTACAGCAAGGACTATGATGATTACGTATCAGCAATCAAGGAGCTGAAAACTGTGCAGGAAAACACCGCTCGCCTTGTGGAGAAAAAAGAGCTGCTTGAGTTTCAGTATTCTGAGCTGAGCACAATAAAGCTCCAGGCAGGTGAAGAGGAAAAACTTGAGAGTGAACTATCCCTTTTAACATCCAGTGCTGACCGTATCGCCTGCGCCTCACACATTACAAAACTTGTTAATAGTGGTAGTGAGTCAGTGTATTCTAAACTCTCTCAGATTAAAAAAGACCTGCAAACATTTATTAAGTATGACGCATCTGTTCAACCCTGGCTTACAGATATTGAAAACGCTCTATCCATATGTTCTGATCTTGACCTTTTTTGCAATTCCTATCTGGATAAGAATTCAGAAACTGATCCTACCAGAATTGAATTTATCAACTCACGGCTTGCGAAAATTCAACGCCTGAAAAAGAAATATTCCTGCTCTCTTGAACAATTGATAGCTAAAAGAGATGCGCTCGGGAAGGATCTATCCACCATTGAAAACACCGATTTCGAAGAAAAAAGGTTAAAAGAGATAGTGGGCAGATCCAGAGAAAGCTGCCTTGAAAGCGGACAAAAACTGCGAACTGCCCGTATCAACGCAGCAAAGAGCTTTGATAGAAAAATTACTGAGCTCATGAGTACTCTTGGTTTCAAGGGTGGAGAGTGGTATACAGAGATAAAGGAGCTTAAGGAGCCAGAGGCCGGTGGTCTCGATAACGTTCGCTTTTTGGTTAAAACCAATCCTGGAGAACCCTTTTTGCCTCTGTGCAAGTCGGCTTCAGGTGGTGAAATTTCCCGCCTTATGCTTGCAGTAAAATCGGTGTTTGCTGAACATGACCAGATTCCGGTCCTGATTTTTGATGAAATAGATACCGGCATAGGGGGAGTGCTTGCGGGTGAAGTTGCCAAAACACTCCGTAGCCTTAGCAGCACCCACCAGGTTCTTTGCATTTCACACCTTCACCAGATAGCATCTGTTGCAGATAATCACTTTGTGGTTGAAAAGATTATTGAGGATAATAGAACCGAAACAGTGGTAAAAGCACTGGGGCATGAAGAAAAGGTGAACGAAATAGCTCGCATGCTTGGCGGTGACAGTACTATATCCAAACAACATGCACAAGAGCTTCTCAACAGTACACCTGTTGAGAAGGGGTAA
- a CDS encoding NAD(+)/NADH kinase: MKPVVSFGVVGFKTSQDVQDVLITIYKWAQKSKKTVHFHPFLTPQLPDNYPISDSEKQLLKNSDALISVGGDGTFLSVAHMCRFSHKPVIGVNLGGLGFLTDIGPEDLESSLEKISSGEYYTISRMVLEACIKRGEGNEICRFHALNDIFINRINTPKLTSISAWYGDDFITDFFADGIIIATPNGSTAYSLSAGGPIVEPTVQAILLTPICPHSLTERPIILPSEKSIRLVINEKNPDLLLSADGLESIRLQNNDEIMISYGGTTTNLVQLAERSCFSLLREKLGWGQGYKKTE; this comes from the coding sequence ATGAAACCTGTAGTTTCATTTGGAGTGGTTGGATTTAAAACCTCTCAGGACGTTCAGGACGTTCTGATTACTATCTATAAATGGGCACAAAAGTCCAAAAAAACAGTCCATTTCCACCCTTTTTTGACTCCTCAACTCCCTGACAATTACCCCATTTCAGACAGTGAAAAACAATTGTTAAAAAACAGTGACGCCCTCATATCGGTGGGAGGAGATGGTACTTTTCTTTCAGTGGCACACATGTGTCGTTTTTCGCATAAACCGGTGATAGGAGTCAATCTGGGGGGACTGGGGTTTCTTACTGATATAGGGCCAGAGGATCTTGAAAGCAGTTTGGAAAAAATCAGCTCCGGTGAGTATTATACCATTAGCAGAATGGTGCTTGAAGCATGTATCAAACGGGGTGAGGGAAACGAAATATGCCGTTTTCATGCATTGAATGATATTTTTATTAATCGCATCAATACTCCTAAACTCACCTCTATCTCTGCCTGGTATGGTGATGATTTCATTACCGACTTTTTTGCAGACGGAATCATTATAGCTACTCCAAACGGTTCTACCGCATACTCTCTTTCTGCAGGAGGGCCAATTGTGGAACCTACAGTCCAGGCCATTCTACTCACACCAATTTGTCCTCACTCTCTCACTGAGCGACCAATTATATTACCCTCAGAAAAGAGTATCCGACTGGTGATCAATGAGAAAAACCCGGACCTTCTCTTAAGTGCTGATGGTCTTGAGTCGATAAGGCTTCAAAATAACGACGAAATTATGATCTCTTATGGCGGAACGACAACTAACCTCGTACAACTTGCTGAAAGATCCTGTTTTTCATTACTACGAGAAAAGCTTGGCTGGGGACAGGGGTATAAAAAGACGGAATAG
- a CDS encoding prephenate dehydrogenase, protein MAFSPKTVTLYSVGLLGGSIGSALRKSGYKGKIIGLSSPSSIKTALELGCIDEGYGYDALTEVIQQTDLLILCSPILAIIETIEKLGKCQLPPNLTITDVGSTKSEIQQKAEAILPSQVHFIGGHPMAGSEKSGPAASDPYLFQNALYVFTPPQGEPEQRDQDVAQFFHHYLGCRYVFLKPAVHDLIAASVSHLPHILASALVLTTKDMDEQTPGTIDLAAGGFRDITRVASAPYTMWHDILVTNKKPVSSLIDTFINKLKKLKGELENDSLRESFETARETRDKIPFSNKGIIGRLSEIMVMAKDKPGFIASISCELAKNDINIKDIEVLKVREGEGGTIRLAFDSDQTAQNAMKLLVEKGFSVRERK, encoded by the coding sequence ATGGCTTTTTCACCCAAAACAGTTACATTATACAGTGTGGGCCTACTTGGAGGTTCCATAGGATCAGCCCTCAGGAAATCTGGATATAAGGGTAAAATCATCGGCCTCTCTTCCCCATCGAGCATAAAAACAGCTCTTGAACTGGGGTGCATAGATGAAGGGTATGGCTATGATGCACTGACTGAGGTTATTCAGCAGACCGACCTTTTGATTCTATGCTCACCGATACTGGCAATTATTGAAACCATAGAAAAACTTGGAAAGTGCCAGCTGCCCCCTAATCTTACCATAACCGATGTAGGCAGTACAAAATCTGAAATCCAGCAGAAGGCCGAAGCCATCCTTCCATCTCAGGTGCATTTCATTGGCGGACATCCCATGGCCGGATCTGAGAAGAGCGGTCCTGCTGCAAGTGACCCCTATCTCTTTCAAAACGCCCTTTACGTATTTACCCCACCACAGGGGGAGCCCGAACAACGAGATCAGGATGTGGCCCAATTTTTTCATCACTACCTTGGATGCAGATATGTGTTCCTAAAACCAGCTGTTCATGATTTGATAGCTGCATCGGTAAGCCATCTGCCACACATTTTGGCATCCGCTCTGGTGCTTACGACCAAAGATATGGATGAACAAACCCCTGGTACAATCGATTTGGCTGCCGGAGGGTTTCGCGATATCACACGAGTAGCTTCAGCCCCGTATACTATGTGGCATGATATTTTAGTCACCAATAAAAAACCGGTGTCATCTCTTATCGACACCTTTATCAACAAACTAAAAAAGCTTAAAGGTGAGCTTGAAAATGATTCTCTGCGCGAGAGTTTTGAAACAGCGCGTGAAACACGGGATAAAATTCCTTTTTCCAATAAAGGTATCATCGGCCGTCTCAGTGAAATAATGGTAATGGCTAAAGATAAACCAGGGTTTATTGCCTCTATTTCATGCGAACTTGCCAAAAACGATATTAATATCAAGGACATTGAAGTTCTTAAGGTACGGGAAGGTGAAGGCGGTACAATACGTCTTGCTTTTGACTCGGATCAAACAGCCCAAAATGCAATGAAACTACTTGTAGAAAAGGGCTTCTCGGTGCGTGAAAGGAAATAG
- a CDS encoding chorismate mutase, whose translation MSTVQQLPYIASRLEGLEETIISKLIERAQWHTNPTAYQEGKSGFGNNEKRSLLELRLSYQEEMDALFGRFCVPEERPFTDLKYRPQRTVSLPESGLHIPDYQKVNLTKKIYTAYQFLLKHICTEGDDGQYGSSVEHDVYALQAISRRVHFGALYVAECKYRSAPNVYKKLIAKKDEKALLATLTRPEVEEKIIQRVQEKTRSLQQCANLESRKVIKPETVVDFYQKTIIPLTKEGEILYLLNRKQD comes from the coding sequence ATGAGTACGGTCCAGCAGCTACCATACATCGCCTCAAGGCTCGAAGGATTGGAAGAGACAATTATTTCAAAACTTATCGAGCGGGCGCAGTGGCATACAAACCCCACTGCATACCAAGAAGGTAAGAGTGGTTTCGGTAACAATGAAAAGCGTTCTCTTCTTGAACTGCGCCTTTCGTACCAGGAGGAGATGGATGCGCTTTTTGGAAGATTTTGTGTACCGGAAGAGAGGCCTTTCACCGACCTTAAATACAGGCCTCAACGAACGGTGAGTTTACCGGAGAGCGGGCTCCATATCCCGGACTACCAGAAGGTAAACCTTACAAAGAAAATATATACCGCTTACCAGTTTCTTTTAAAGCACATTTGTACCGAAGGGGATGATGGACAATACGGTTCAAGTGTTGAACATGATGTTTATGCACTTCAGGCAATATCGAGGAGAGTGCATTTTGGGGCACTGTATGTAGCTGAGTGCAAATACAGGTCAGCGCCAAACGTTTATAAAAAGCTTATTGCTAAAAAGGATGAAAAGGCATTGTTGGCTACACTTACACGTCCCGAAGTTGAAGAAAAAATCATCCAAAGAGTCCAGGAGAAAACCAGATCTCTTCAGCAATGTGCAAATCTTGAGAGCAGAAAAGTAATCAAGCCTGAAACAGTAGTGGATTTTTACCAAAAAACGATTATCCCTCTGACAAAAGAGGGTGAAATTCTGTATCTATTGAATCGCAAACAGGATTAG
- the trpA gene encoding tryptophan synthase subunit alpha, with protein MNRYQEVFNTLKKRGEIAFIPFAVAGDPDIETSRKVLMSYIKGGADILEIGFPFSDPVADGPVNQRGAQRAIANGLNYQTFFSMIKGLRQETDIPIGLLLYANSLYYLGYEEFCHQASEAGIDSILVADMPPEESDELRKYLKKYSIGCVYIISELTPPERISYICKHIDSFVYVVSRLGATGVDSPVNESIGELISRIKKYTDKPLAVGFGISRPEHVEKIVESGADGAIVGSALVKIIESASGEGTDPSFDLQTQVRAFKNATKPVALRNQ; from the coding sequence ATGAACAGATATCAGGAAGTATTCAATACATTGAAAAAGAGGGGTGAAATTGCTTTCATCCCCTTTGCCGTTGCCGGTGATCCGGATATTGAAACATCCCGCAAGGTACTGATGTCCTATATTAAAGGTGGTGCCGACATCCTTGAGATCGGGTTCCCATTCTCAGACCCTGTGGCCGACGGCCCTGTTAACCAAAGAGGCGCTCAAAGAGCCATCGCCAATGGACTAAATTACCAGACCTTTTTTTCTATGATTAAAGGGCTTCGTCAGGAAACAGATATCCCCATCGGATTACTTCTCTATGCTAACTCTCTTTACTATTTAGGGTATGAGGAGTTCTGCCACCAAGCATCAGAAGCTGGTATAGACAGTATACTTGTGGCCGATATGCCACCAGAAGAATCTGATGAGCTCAGAAAGTATTTAAAGAAATATAGTATAGGTTGTGTTTACATTATAAGTGAGCTCACCCCACCGGAGAGGATAAGTTATATCTGTAAGCATATCGACTCCTTTGTTTACGTTGTAAGCAGACTTGGAGCAACAGGAGTAGACAGTCCGGTTAATGAATCCATTGGAGAGTTAATATCCAGAATTAAAAAATATACCGATAAACCACTTGCTGTAGGATTTGGTATCTCACGGCCAGAGCATGTAGAGAAGATCGTGGAAAGTGGTGCAGATGGTGCTATCGTGGGTAGCGCTTTGGTAAAGATCATCGAATCGGCTTCAGGTGAAGGAACTGACCCCTCATTTGATCTTCAAACACAGGTAAGAGCCTTTAAAAATGCAACTAAACCTGTTGCTCTGAGGAATCAATGA
- the trpB gene encoding tryptophan synthase subunit beta, translated as MKKKNKGKFGRFGGMYAPETLMPVLEEVEQAYKHFKKDKTLQQEYKTLLKDYNGRETPLYEARNLSASCGGAQIFIKREDLNHTGAHKITNALGQALLAKAMGKKRVIAETGAGQHGVATATAAALLGLSCDIYMGTVDMERQKPNVFRMNLLGANVKAVDSGGKTLKDAVNEAMRDWTKSVRDTHYVFGSALGPHPFPTIVRDFQAVIGREARKQILAKTGRLPDEVIACVGGGSNAIGIFSAFIKDKDVKLTGVEAGGHGIEGTNHAVRLTPNKHARPGILHGSFSFVLQDNNGQIANTHSISAGLDYSGVGPEHSYLFEKARASYTFATDEEAVKAFKMLCHTEGIIPALESSHAAAYVLKKAPLLSKDSILLLNLSGRGDKDIFSVAQHLRINL; from the coding sequence ATGAAGAAAAAAAACAAGGGGAAATTTGGGAGATTTGGGGGGATGTATGCCCCCGAAACACTGATGCCTGTTTTGGAAGAGGTTGAGCAGGCCTATAAACATTTCAAAAAAGACAAAACCTTGCAACAGGAGTATAAAACACTCCTAAAGGATTATAACGGCAGAGAAACGCCTCTTTACGAAGCCCGCAATTTAAGCGCATCATGTGGCGGAGCACAGATCTTCATTAAACGAGAGGACCTGAATCATACCGGAGCCCACAAGATAACAAACGCTCTGGGACAGGCGCTGCTTGCTAAGGCCATGGGCAAAAAGCGGGTCATTGCTGAAACCGGTGCCGGACAACACGGTGTGGCAACAGCCACTGCAGCAGCTCTGTTAGGCCTTTCCTGTGATATCTACATGGGAACGGTGGATATGGAGCGCCAAAAGCCCAATGTGTTCAGAATGAATCTGCTGGGTGCCAACGTTAAAGCCGTCGATAGTGGGGGTAAAACACTCAAAGACGCTGTCAACGAAGCTATGCGGGACTGGACCAAAAGTGTACGTGATACCCATTACGTTTTCGGTTCAGCACTTGGCCCTCACCCCTTTCCAACAATTGTAAGAGATTTTCAAGCGGTTATTGGCCGCGAAGCCCGAAAACAGATTCTTGCCAAAACCGGCAGACTACCCGATGAGGTAATTGCCTGCGTCGGTGGGGGTTCCAATGCCATTGGAATATTTAGCGCCTTCATAAAAGACAAAGATGTTAAACTGACAGGAGTTGAAGCCGGGGGGCACGGGATTGAAGGTACTAATCATGCAGTACGCCTTACGCCAAACAAACATGCACGCCCCGGAATACTTCATGGCTCCTTTTCTTTTGTTTTGCAGGATAACAATGGCCAAATCGCTAATACCCACTCCATATCCGCAGGCCTGGATTACAGCGGAGTAGGGCCAGAACACTCCTACTTGTTTGAAAAAGCGAGGGCATCATACACCTTCGCTACAGATGAAGAAGCTGTAAAGGCATTTAAAATGCTGTGTCATACCGAAGGAATTATTCCGGCTCTTGAATCCTCTCACGCCGCAGCCTATGTGCTTAAAAAAGCTCCTCTGTTGTCTAAAGATTCTATTCTTCTTTTAAATCTCTCCGGGCGGGGAGATAAGGACATTTTCTCTGTAGCACAACACCTAAGGATAAATTTATGA